A single window of Amphiura filiformis chromosome 17, Afil_fr2py, whole genome shotgun sequence DNA harbors:
- the LOC140137957 gene encoding LOW QUALITY PROTEIN: U1 small nuclear ribonucleoprotein C-like (The sequence of the model RefSeq protein was modified relative to this genomic sequence to represent the inferred CDS: deleted 2 bases in 1 codon), producing the protein MPKYYCDYCDTYLTHDSPSVRKTHCNGRKHKENVRIYYQKWMEEQAQSLIDKTTEAYQQGKIPHNPFPGAKPGQEGPPGVGPPQRTMVPPPANYGPAGGPPPMGPGGPGLPPPLMGPPPPGMMMGPPGPRGPMLRPMGPPMMMPPMGPGGPLLQRPPTVQNGPAKK; encoded by the exons ATGCCAAA GTACTACTGTGACTACTGTGACACATACCTAACACATGATTCT CCCTCTGTGAGGAAAACACATTGTAATGGTAGAAAACACAAAGAGAATGTGAGAATATACTATCAGAAATGGATGGAGGAGCAGGCACAGAGTCTCATTGATAAAACAA CTGAGGCATATCAACAGGGCAAAATTCCACACAATCCATTCCCAGGTGCAAAGCCAGGTCAAGAGGGACCACCAGGAGTTGGGCCCCCACAGCGAACCATGGTACCACCACCAGCAAATTACGGTCCTGCTGGTGGTCCACCA CCAATGGGACCTGGAGGCCCAGGTTTACCACCACCTCTAATGGGCCCACCACCACCAGGAATGATGATGGGGCCACCAGGGCCAAGAGGGCCTA TGCTGAGACCAATGGGCCCTCCTATGATGATGCCTCCTATGGGACCTGGTGGACCGTTATTACAAAGACCTCCAACAGTACAAAATGGACCTGCAAAGAAATGA